The nucleotide window AACGGGATAAATTCGTAAGGATACTGTGATCTCACAAATCCAGCCCAGTAGAGTCCAGGCTCTTGGGGATGGTTATTGTAGGCCAGATCAAAATAGAAATTTGAAGCCTGCGACATCACCACCTCATACCCATTGTTTGCAAGCTTGTACGCGTGATCTTCGGTACCACTTCCCCAAATATTTGCCCATACATAAGGCTGTACTTTCCCGGCAAACTCTGGATCGGGCTTGGAACCGTCATCCCCTTCATCAAGTGCAATTTCTTCCCAGCCGGCCATTGTCAGCCCACGTTCAGCTAACAGCTTTCGGATACGCTCAAAAAAGTAATCCGGCAGGTCATCCACATTATCCAAGTCATCATCATTTTCAATCAAATCATTACAAGCCGGAGATTTCTCCCACGCTCCATGCGGCACTTCGTCACCGCCCATATGGATGGTAGATAACGGGGCCCCAGCCTCGGCATACATATCTATAATTTCATCAATAACCGTCTCCATGAAGCGATAGGTTGAAGCCTGACACACGTTGATGACATTGTCATCCCAGTTTTGCACTGATCGATATTGCGAGCTATCCTCCGGCTCGTGCAAGCGATAACGATTAGCTTTCCCAATTTTATCTTCGGATTTATACTGCTCATACCGCGATTTCATTGCCACTATAGCCGCCCGGGCATGCCCCGGCACATCAATTTCGGGCATGACCTCAATATGACGTTCCGCCGCATATCGGAGTAGCTCTACAAATGTTTCCCGATCATATGAACCGCTGCCCGGTGATTTTTCCGGATTGGGACCAGAACCATAAGACGGTATTATGTGCTCCTGCTCTTCGGTCGTATGTCCACGCCGCCCTCCAATCTCGGTCAACTCAGGCAAAGATTCTACGGGCAAGCGCCATCCTTCATCATCGGTAAGATGAAAGTGGAAAGTATTTAGTTTATAAAACGCCATAACATCCAACAGCTTTTTTACTGTAGCTGCGGACTGGAAATTCCGAGCGACATCTAAATGGAGGCCCCGATAGCTAAAACGCGGCTCATCTTTAATAGTTTGCGCATCCAATTCAATCAAAGATACCGGCGTTTGGTATGTCTTAGGAGGAAGCAATCCACGAAGGCTCTGAATACCATAGAAAATTCCCGATTTATCGGCTCCCGAAATTGTTATCTGTTCGGATGTAATAGACAATTCATACGCTTCTGACTGCTGAACATCCGAATCCAAGAGCAAAGCAATATCATTCTTTGAAGATATTCCCTCAATAGTTTTCACCTCTCCATTAAACACCTTTGAAAGTTCATTTGACAAAAACTGAGCCTCTTTTTTCAACTCAGGCTGGTATCCAATACCAATAGACTTTGCTAATTTAAATGTACCAGTACCCTGTTTTATAGATGTAGGTGTTGGTATGATTTGTCCAATCTTGTCAACAGGCATGTGAGTAAGCGAGGCATTCTTTTTGAATCGCCACTCAGCATTAGGAATAGACATATTGTCACCAGGCCCCCGCTTTAGCTGCTCTTCATCGGTAAATGGCAGGACTTTAGCATTTGATATAGAAATCGTTTCTTCACTTGCATGATCTACAAAATATAACCCCGCCGGGGCATCTCCTTCTTTTATTTTAGATCCGGGAGCTTCAAAAGGTATAGTAAATTCTTCACCAGGAGAAATGCCATTAAAATGATCGGTAGGCTCCAGCTTATAGAAATCCCCATTTATCAATGATATATCCACTTCTGATGGCACTGTTTCCTTGTCAATAACACCTAAATAATTAAAATAAAAAGTCCAGCCCGCATTCGGCAACGGTTCATCACCATTGTTTTTAAAAGTAAGCAAAGCTCGGTAACGAGCACCATCATCCAGAAAGTTGGTTTCTACTTTCCAAGTGACAGACACTTTGGACAGAACAGTAATTTTCTCAGTAGAATCAGGGGCTGATTGTGCAAAGCAATTGCCGACAATTATTACACTTATTGCTATGAGACAGTAAAATAATCTAAATTTCATAAGAGACTTTTTATAAAAAAACGCTGTTGGTATCCCGTTATCTATTGGGATCCCAACAGCGTGATTACAGTTTAAGATGGGTCACAGATATCTGTACAAACTACTCAACATCCCACCATACACGGGTCACCATATCATTCTCACCCTGACGCTCAATTACTTCATCGTAATTCTTAGCATTTAGAACGCCTTCTGTCCCTTCAGGATAAATTAAACGCCGAGGAATTTCACCGTTTGTTTGATTTCCGGCAGGAGGATCATTGCTATCAACAAGGGCCGGCTCCAGATCGGGATACCCACTTCTTCGCCAGTTGCTCCAGGCTTCGATGCCGTTTAAGAACACTGCAGCCCAATACTGTTCGTTAATTTGCTCGAGCTTATCTCCAGTTGAACCGCCTGCATTAAACGGATTGTTCGCCAGGTAGTTATTAATATCACTATCAGCTATATCGGCACCTCCCTCCTCATCATAAAGCGAGAGATACTCCATCGCTGCACGAACGCCGTTTTCATAATGTGTCGCTGCAGCATCCGATGTCCAATTACGGGCAGCTAACTCCGCCAACATAAATTCCACCTCAGCATAGGTTTGGAAAAATGTAGGATCATCGAGGTCTATTAACATTGAGTTTACCCGTGCGTAGTTTGCAGTTGTCTCATTAAAACTGTTGTGATCTTGAATTGAAGTTGCCGTATATCCGCTGGGAAATCCAACATACGCTGAGCTATCAGTTTCAGCATAAATACTCAACCTGGGATCATTATTATTTTTCAACCAATCAACCATTGTCTGGGCTACATACTCGTGGTCCCCACCATCGTTCATAGCTTCACTGATTGCATTGGTATTAAGACCTGCTGGTCCAGAACTCGGGCCACTCTGATGTTGAATCATCGCAATATCATCATTACTCGTCATTACCCCGCCCGGTGCATCAATTGCTGCTAAAGCTTCGGTTTCGGCTTTACTTTCGTTCACCTTAACTAACCTAAGAGCTAATCGTAATCTAAGAGAGTTTCCAAATTTTTGCCACTGTGTGATATCGCCACCAAACATTAGGTCATTGCTGCCAAACATAGGTTGCGATGAATCAAACTGATTTACTGCCTCATCCAACTCAGTAAACATATCATTATATATTTCTTCCTGAGTATCATAGGCAGGAGTAAACTCTTGGTCAATTGCCCCTTTACCAGCTTCTGAATAGGGAGCATCACCATAGAGATCAGTTATACGATGGTAGATAAATACTCGCATAATACGTGCCGTAGCCAGCATATTACCGACCTCTTCGCCCTCTTCTTTTCGCATTTCAAGCTGGTCAATTAGTCCCTCTATGTTCTTAACCTGTGCTCGTTGTGAATTACCAGTCCCAGAATAAGCAGTATTCCAAAAAGCTGTAAGCCAATCTACAACTTCTGTATAATTATTTCCGCCGCCAAAGAATGCATTGACTGTATGTTGCGACACATTGGAACCATATAATAACTGAGCCCGCCATACCTCGTATCGTGTACCGGCAGCCGCAAGCTGAACGGTCGTAAGAAGCATACCAGGCTCAATAGAATTAGCCTGAGTCGGATCCTCATTCATATCTCCAAAATCACTTATTGAATCACAGGTCACAAATAATCCTGCAATAAGCAATATGGATACTACATATTTTATTTTAGATAAGTATGATCGATTCATAACAATAGAATTCTTTTTAGAATTTATTTGGTGCTCTTAAAATCCGAGGTTAATACTGAATCCGTATGAGCGTGCCCCCGGGACACCGGCCAATTCCAGACCCTGAGCATTATTTCTGTTAATGGAAGATTCCGGATCGACATTTGGCACTGAATCATAGATATAAAACAAATTACGACCGGTAGCTGAAATACTTGCTGATCTGACCGGAATCTGGGCGATCAGAGATTGTGGCAATTGATAGCTTATCTGAAGCTGACGAAGCTTAATGAAGTTCGCATCGTGTACAAACTCCTCAGTTATATTATTGCCGATTTCGGTGTAATAGGCCGAAGGAAGCACCGCTGTTTCATTAGGTCCTCCATCGATGTCAACTCCATCGGCTACAAAACAAGGAGAATAAGGAGCACCAGCCTCATCACACTCTGAACGACCTTCCAAAGTATTTTCATGAAGTCCTGCACCATAAGCATAGGAATTAGTCCCTGTATAAAGTTGTCTGCCCCAATTCACATCTATGAGGGCACTGAGACTTATGTTTTTATAGGAGATCGTATTATTCCATCCAAGAGTCCAGTCCGGAGTACCCTTACCAAGTATGGTTTGTTCTTCGGCCTGAACCGGAAGGCCATTCTCATGTACAATGTTTCCATTTTCATCACGCATATATTCATAGCCTCTTATTGTGCCATACTCCTCACCGACAGTGGCAGTAATACCTGCATTCTGTGTTCGGCTCTCTGCCAGAAGCAACGTTTCTTGTTCTCCGGCAAGAGCTACAACCTTGCTCTTGTTTTGAGAGTAATTAAATCCAGTTTCCCAGAACAGATCACCCGAAGTGAATGGAACGCCCTCCAGCAATACTTCAAACCCTGTATTGTCCAGACGACCAGCATTGATAACCCGGCTGCCATATCCTGTAGTATTAGATACAGTTGTTGACAAAATCTGATCAATGGTTTGCCTGTCATACCAGGTAAAATCGACATTGAGCCGATCATCAAAGAAACGTAGATCAAGTCCCACCTCAACCTCTTCTGTCGAAGTTGGTTTTAAGTCAGCCAAAGGTATCGCATCCTGAGAAATTGTTGCCGCTGACTGTCCTTGATGGGTAAAATCCAAAATGCCATAAGTTAGATTCAATTGATAAGGGCCCGTATCACTTCCAACCTCAGCCCAGGAAGCTCGTACTTTACCGAAGCTCAACCATGAAGGCATATTTGAAGAAAATGCTTCGGAGAAAACAAAACTGGTACTAAAAGAAGGATAAAAGAATGCGTTTTCATCCTCGGGAAGTGTTGAAGACCAGTCATTTCGTCCTGTCACCGTAAAGAACAGATAATCATTATAAGAAAACTCTGCCGAACCGTAGACCGAATTAATTTGTCTTTCTGAGAAATCATAAGTAGGAGATATATTTGCCATATTAGAAATGGTTCTCAGCTTGGGTACTTTAAACGTACTTCCAAAAACTCCTACCGTCTCATTTCTCTTATAACTTCTGGTCCCTCCCAAGGATGCATCGACTGCAATAGACGAGGTAAGTTCCTTATTGATATTTAAAATAACATCGGTAGTGCTCTCCATAACCCGATATTCATTCTCACTCATATCACCATTCGGTCGATATGCCGTTCCCCAAGGGGTAAGGCTTGTCCGACGGAGTGTATACCAGTCAAGACCGGTACGTGCATTTAAAGAAACCCAATCTGCTATATCGTACTGAAGATTTACGTGCCCAATGATCCGATCTTTTGTATCATCAGTATCGAACTGATTGGTCACCCAATAGGGATTATTTACAAAAGTATTCGCATTTTGGAATACCCCTTCAGTTCCATCCTCATTTATATAATTATCCTCGAGAGCGCTCATACTAATATTGGGCGGCAATATTGCTGCTGCAAAATTAGCGTTACCCGGGCTATCAGAAAGCCAAGGCCGATTGTTAGCGGTTTCATTAACGTAATTGGCTTTTACATCTGCCTCAAATTTTCCTAATGAATGTGTACCACGCAATGTGACGGAACTACGTTCGAGTCCAGAATTAGGAACAACATTATCAGCATTCTGATAAGTAGATGAAAAATAATACGTTGAGCTCTCATTTCCTCCTGAAAGTGAGAGCGTACTTTTACTGGAAAGACCTGTACGATAAAAGTTATCAAGTCGGTTGCCCTGATCTTTGTACGCCCGTTCCTGACCGTCGAATTGTATAACTGGAGATCCATCCAGAGGTGCTCCCCAACTACTTAGCCCAGTAGCCAGAGCCTCATCTTGGTTTTGGGGTTTTTGCCCCAGATTACCTTGCCCATACTCATCTTGATAATCAGTAAAACCAACAAGAGGATCTTCAATAGTGAGTGTGCTCTTAAAATTTACGATAGGCCCTTGACTTAGACCCTGACCAGATTTTGTAGTAATCTGAACGACCCCATCTCGAGCCCGCGTACCATAAAGTGCGGCAGCACTGGCTCCCTTTAATACACTAATATTTTCAATGTCTTCAGAATTGATTTGTGAGATACCATCTCCACCGTCAAAACCACCCCAAATATTGGCAGAACCTAAATTTGAATTATCGATGGGCATACCATCAACAATATAAAGTGGTTGGTTATTACCAGCCAGCGATGATGCGCCTCGAATTGTTACCCGAGAAGCTGAACCTTGTCCCCCGGAAGTTGAACTTACATTAACACCCGCAATTTGTCCCTGTAATAAATTTGCAGTATTTAATTCTGTTGCAGAAACTAATTCTTCAGAACTAACTTCGCTTACAGAATATCCCAGAGATTTGGATTGTCGCTCAAGTCCCAGGGCCGTGACAACCACATCATCAAGTGCCTCGGTCTGTTCTTCTAATCGAACAGTCAACTCTGATTGACCACCGATGTTAATATCCTTAGAAGCAAACCCTATAAAACTAAATCGGAGTGTTGCTTCAGAGCTTGACACAAGTAAGGTAAACTCTCCTTCTGCATTTGTTGTCGTCCCCTGCTGAGTACCAACCTCAACAATGTTAACACCAGGCAACGGCTCTTCCGCATCGGCAGATAAAACGACCCCCGAAACCGTAAAATCCTGTGCCTGAGCAGGTGATATACCACCTATTAATAAGAACACAAAACAGATCCCTCCCATAATAAACCGAGAGAACTTATTTTGCTTTATAAGAAGTGCAAACCAAGTATCATAACTCTTTTTCATAATATTGACCTTCTTTAGTATTAGATTATATAACCAGGAAAGACTTATTATGGAGTTCTTATTACCATCCCTATTCTTTCCAATCCTATTAGTTACAGTTGCAATGCGCTGACTATAATTTGGTTTAGCAACCAGTTAATTTCCCGTATTGGGATATACTGGTTTCTAAACTCAACCAACTCTATTAGTTCTTATTTTTAAATAAAGTAGGGTTCCCTCCTATAGCAAGGAAATACAGTCACTTTGGAACCGCTTCCATAGCTATTTGACACCCTTAATTTCTCTGAGAGATGATAATTATCCCCTGCGTATTACACGTCGTAAATTTTTCCAGTCCGGCTTCTCCATCTCAGTATCAGTGAATAGACTTATTCCATCGGCTCCTGCCCCCATCGCATGTTCAAAAGCCTGGGCTATCTCCTCTTCATTTAAAGAAGGGACGAATAAACCACTATATAGACGAGTAGTTTTCGGAAGTTCCTGCCGACATTCTTTAACTGCCTGTCCAATCCAATCAATGCCTTTGTCATAAAAATTCTGATACATCATTGGCAGAACTGCATCTAAATCCCAATCTGGCCAGTTTTGGCGAACCAGATTTCGTGCAATATCAGGTGTGGGGAAGACTGCTGCTGTTAATTCACGATTCTCCTCATGGACCATTATAGCCAACTTGTTTACCAGTGTTGTAACCCTGTCGTATCGAAACTGAAGCCACTTTTCGTGATGTGCAGGATCTTCTATCTCCATTGGGTCACTACCGTATTTCTCTTCAAACTTCTGGCGACACACCGAACAGTAACAATAGTCATATTGTGGGTACTCCTTGTCCTGCACAATGTCATACTTGGGCTGTAAGTCAATGGGTAAAATCACATCAGGATATCGAATATAGTCCAGATGTATACTTTGAATTTCGGAGTACTGGAGAAGCTCTTGAGCTTGCTCTTTCAGATACTCATGAACCGGCTTACGTGAAGGACATAGCCATTTGTAATAATCAACGTAGGCAGGTTTTTCGAGTGATGACTCCCCGTTGCGATTAACCATGAACCATTCAGGATGCTCTTTTTGTACTTTTTTATCGCTACCGCGCTGCAAACTTACCAGCCATGCGTGAACTTCAATATCCAAAGCCTCAGCTGCAGGAATAATATTATCAAAATTTTCTTGCGGTAGAATTGCATCAAAACCTGCCTTTTTTAAATGCTCGAGCCGACTTTTCCACTCATCAACCGTTCCCTCTGATTCGGTTATCCAAACCCAATTTTTTGATTGGTAATGGTCTGACTTTCCTCTTATTGATAGTGGTTTGGTTATTCCAAACCCTCCAAAAAACCCTGCCATCCCCATTCCTGTTTTTTTAAGAAAGTGTTTTCTGTCCATATCTACTCTTCCATCTAATTATGATTACCAGGAACCATTAATATGTAGCATCAATTTTCTTCCTGCCAAACCCGTCCGTTCTCTCGGATATACCACTTATTTTTTGTTTTTAACCGCTCAATACTTATCTCAAAAGTATGATCAGTCGCATGGATCTCTGGCTCTGACCATTGTTCAAAATCTACTTGTGAACTCATATCATTTTGCAATTCCCTTTGATTGAGCTCCGAAAAATCAGATGTGTAGCTTCCATTCTTATCCCAATACTCCTGTTGTTGATAATAAAGTTGTCTTAAATACCACTTTATCTGCTCTTTAATTTTCAATCCGAGAGCATCATCAATTTGCAACTGACTATTATCCTTACCCTCAGCAAACAGTACGTATCCCCACATTTCCGGATAATGCATGTTTATAAGTCCCTGCGGCGACCACGTCCAGTTATCTTCAGTATCACTCTGTTTCACATATTCACCGTTCTGGGGTGCTATCTTCCATTCTACCCTGGAAAAGTTTACTCTCCAGAACTCACCACTCTTTGGCTTTCTCCCCTCTGGCGCCGCTTCCTCTAACGCCTTCCACGGTATAGCCAGCTCAACTGTCCAGCCTGAATCTCGGTCTGAAGGATGATTCAATGTTCCTTTGAGATCAATTCCTACTTTTATATCCCTAATATCCCAGGCATCAATTGCTTTGCCTCCATCCCGATATGGCTTGGTCAACATCAGGTCCCAATATGTGCCCAAGGCGTTCACTTCAAACTCATAATAATTATGAGTATCACCATCGGGATCTATAAAAACCTCGAAATTATTTTCGTGAAAAATAATCGCATCTCTTTCATCAAGCGTAGCCCACAGGTTTGGTTCTTCTATGTTGGCAGCGATATAGAAGTATTGGTCATCCCAGAGCATTTTAACTTTGGTATCGTAACGAGGTTGCTCTGCTGTTTCACCTTCTATATCTAAAAAAGAATCTGTCCAGTTCACCTTTTTCCAACTGTGTTCCTCCAAGCGCCCATCAATTTTTAAAGAATCAGTTATTTTAACACTAACATAATTTTGGGGATTAAACTCTATAGATGGGCTTCGATGCTGGGCGTTAGCAATACCAAAGAAATGGGATACACTAAATACAAAAACGGCAATAAAACTAATTGTACTTTTTACCTTATCCATTACCTTACTATAAAGATTTAGTTAATAACTTTTGATAAGTTCTTTTTCCTCCAGCTCTTTCCAGATAAAAGCTCCCGCTCCTAAAATAGCAGCGTTTTTTTCGGTTAGCGTGGAAAGTGAAAT belongs to Fodinibius sp. Rm-B-1B1-1 and includes:
- a CDS encoding carbohydrate-binding family 9-like protein, with protein sequence MDKVKSTISFIAVFVFSVSHFFGIANAQHRSPSIEFNPQNYVSVKITDSLKIDGRLEEHSWKKVNWTDSFLDIEGETAEQPRYDTKVKMLWDDQYFYIAANIEEPNLWATLDERDAIIFHENNFEVFIDPDGDTHNYYEFEVNALGTYWDLMLTKPYRDGGKAIDAWDIRDIKVGIDLKGTLNHPSDRDSGWTVELAIPWKALEEAAPEGRKPKSGEFWRVNFSRVEWKIAPQNGEYVKQSDTEDNWTWSPQGLINMHYPEMWGYVLFAEGKDNSQLQIDDALGLKIKEQIKWYLRQLYYQQQEYWDKNGSYTSDFSELNQRELQNDMSSQVDFEQWSEPEIHATDHTFEISIERLKTKNKWYIRENGRVWQEEN
- a CDS encoding SusD/RagB family nutrient-binding outer membrane lipoprotein; this encodes MNRSYLSKIKYVVSILLIAGLFVTCDSISDFGDMNEDPTQANSIEPGMLLTTVQLAAAGTRYEVWRAQLLYGSNVSQHTVNAFFGGGNNYTEVVDWLTAFWNTAYSGTGNSQRAQVKNIEGLIDQLEMRKEEGEEVGNMLATARIMRVFIYHRITDLYGDAPYSEAGKGAIDQEFTPAYDTQEEIYNDMFTELDEAVNQFDSSQPMFGSNDLMFGGDITQWQKFGNSLRLRLALRLVKVNESKAETEALAAIDAPGGVMTSNDDIAMIQHQSGPSSGPAGLNTNAISEAMNDGGDHEYVAQTMVDWLKNNNDPRLSIYAETDSSAYVGFPSGYTATSIQDHNSFNETTANYARVNSMLIDLDDPTFFQTYAEVEFMLAELAARNWTSDAAATHYENGVRAAMEYLSLYDEEGGADIADSDINNYLANNPFNAGGSTGDKLEQINEQYWAAVFLNGIEAWSNWRRSGYPDLEPALVDSNDPPAGNQTNGEIPRRLIYPEGTEGVLNAKNYDEVIERQGENDMVTRVWWDVE
- a CDS encoding family 20 glycosylhydrolase — encoded protein: MKFRLFYCLIAISVIIVGNCFAQSAPDSTEKITVLSKVSVTWKVETNFLDDGARYRALLTFKNNGDEPLPNAGWTFYFNYLGVIDKETVPSEVDISLINGDFYKLEPTDHFNGISPGEEFTIPFEAPGSKIKEGDAPAGLYFVDHASEETISISNAKVLPFTDEEQLKRGPGDNMSIPNAEWRFKKNASLTHMPVDKIGQIIPTPTSIKQGTGTFKLAKSIGIGYQPELKKEAQFLSNELSKVFNGEVKTIEGISSKNDIALLLDSDVQQSEAYELSITSEQITISGADKSGIFYGIQSLRGLLPPKTYQTPVSLIELDAQTIKDEPRFSYRGLHLDVARNFQSAATVKKLLDVMAFYKLNTFHFHLTDDEGWRLPVESLPELTEIGGRRGHTTEEQEHIIPSYGSGPNPEKSPGSGSYDRETFVELLRYAAERHIEVMPEIDVPGHARAAIVAMKSRYEQYKSEDKIGKANRYRLHEPEDSSQYRSVQNWDDNVINVCQASTYRFMETVIDEIIDMYAEAGAPLSTIHMGGDEVPHGAWEKSPACNDLIENDDDLDNVDDLPDYFFERIRKLLAERGLTMAGWEEIALDEGDDGSKPDPEFAGKVQPYVWANIWGSGTEDHAYKLANNGYEVVMSQASNFYFDLAYNNHPQEPGLYWAGFVRSQYPYEFIPFDLYKNAEQNVMGNPIPDDAFEDATKLTEEGRENILGLQGQLWSEKLISADRMEYMVMPRLFGLAERAWAQQPDWATIVDHNHRKKAMSKDWNEFANRLGQRELLRMDYFHNGMKYRLPPPGAVIESDTLKANSAFPGLTIRYTLDGSKPSVDSNEYTDPVVLEGDPVIKIRTFSSDGRGGRTVIINK
- a CDS encoding SusC/RagA family TonB-linked outer membrane protein, with protein sequence MKKSYDTWFALLIKQNKFSRFIMGGICFVFLLIGGISPAQAQDFTVSGVVLSADAEEPLPGVNIVEVGTQQGTTTNAEGEFTLLVSSSEATLRFSFIGFASKDINIGGQSELTVRLEEQTEALDDVVVTALGLERQSKSLGYSVSEVSSEELVSATELNTANLLQGQIAGVNVSSTSGGQGSASRVTIRGASSLAGNNQPLYIVDGMPIDNSNLGSANIWGGFDGGDGISQINSEDIENISVLKGASAAALYGTRARDGVVQITTKSGQGLSQGPIVNFKSTLTIEDPLVGFTDYQDEYGQGNLGQKPQNQDEALATGLSSWGAPLDGSPVIQFDGQERAYKDQGNRLDNFYRTGLSSKSTLSLSGGNESSTYYFSSTYQNADNVVPNSGLERSSVTLRGTHSLGKFEADVKANYVNETANNRPWLSDSPGNANFAAAILPPNISMSALEDNYINEDGTEGVFQNANTFVNNPYWVTNQFDTDDTKDRIIGHVNLQYDIADWVSLNARTGLDWYTLRRTSLTPWGTAYRPNGDMSENEYRVMESTTDVILNINKELTSSIAVDASLGGTRSYKRNETVGVFGSTFKVPKLRTISNMANISPTYDFSERQINSVYGSAEFSYNDYLFFTVTGRNDWSSTLPEDENAFFYPSFSTSFVFSEAFSSNMPSWLSFGKVRASWAEVGSDTGPYQLNLTYGILDFTHQGQSAATISQDAIPLADLKPTSTEEVEVGLDLRFFDDRLNVDFTWYDRQTIDQILSTTVSNTTGYGSRVINAGRLDNTGFEVLLEGVPFTSGDLFWETGFNYSQNKSKVVALAGEQETLLLAESRTQNAGITATVGEEYGTIRGYEYMRDENGNIVHENGLPVQAEEQTILGKGTPDWTLGWNNTISYKNISLSALIDVNWGRQLYTGTNSYAYGAGLHENTLEGRSECDEAGAPYSPCFVADGVDIDGGPNETAVLPSAYYTEIGNNITEEFVHDANFIKLRQLQISYQLPQSLIAQIPVRSASISATGRNLFYIYDSVPNVDPESSINRNNAQGLELAGVPGARSYGFSINLGF
- a CDS encoding family 10 glycosylhydrolase, with product MDRKHFLKKTGMGMAGFFGGFGITKPLSIRGKSDHYQSKNWVWITESEGTVDEWKSRLEHLKKAGFDAILPQENFDNIIPAAEALDIEVHAWLVSLQRGSDKKVQKEHPEWFMVNRNGESSLEKPAYVDYYKWLCPSRKPVHEYLKEQAQELLQYSEIQSIHLDYIRYPDVILPIDLQPKYDIVQDKEYPQYDYCYCSVCRQKFEEKYGSDPMEIEDPAHHEKWLQFRYDRVTTLVNKLAIMVHEENRELTAAVFPTPDIARNLVRQNWPDWDLDAVLPMMYQNFYDKGIDWIGQAVKECRQELPKTTRLYSGLFVPSLNEEEIAQAFEHAMGAGADGISLFTDTEMEKPDWKNLRRVIRRG